One Phoenix dactylifera cultivar Barhee BC4 unplaced genomic scaffold, palm_55x_up_171113_PBpolish2nd_filt_p 000539F, whole genome shotgun sequence genomic window carries:
- the LOC103714908 gene encoding GTPase HflX-like isoform X5, whose translation MRAFFVSVLPPVTASPPLRPLHHPVKPLSHLYLPRIKISLARWTSRIQSIRVLKEAVEVETGATEEVSEGGSELGVNGFPLETKEDGLDSPPKVSSRKKKKRPEESDSGYDRYKLRNGREVFEEKAYLVGVECKGSKGDTFGIEESLEELAQLADTAGLLVVGSTYQKQLRNLEKVFGGDVRVCDRTALILDIFNQRAATHEAALQVSLAQMEYQLPRLTKMWAHLERQAGGKVKGMGEKQIEVDKRILRTQIGELRKELESVRKHRKQYRNRRLSVPVPVVSLVGYTNAGKSTLLNHLTGAEVLAEDQLFATLDPTTRRVQMKNGNEFLLTDTVGFIQKLPTMLVAAFRATLEEISESSLLVHVVDISHPLAQQQMDAVDKVLQELDVASIPKLVVWNKVDKTDDPQRVKTQAEKQGVICISAINGDGLEQFCNAIQTKLKDSLVPVEAFVPYDKGMLLNTIHQVGMVEETERIILLGNFNSKHFSKAKNYRDTLMGLILDLLAVLK comes from the exons ATGAGAGCCTTCTTCGTCTCTGTCCTCCCTCCCGTAACCGCTTCGCCTCCTCTCAGACCACTCCACCACCCGGTCAAACCCCTCTCTCATCTCTACCTTCCTCGGATTAAGATATCCTTGGCCCGATGGACGAGCCGAATCCAAAGTattcgagttctcaaagaagcCGTGGAGGTGGAGACCGGCGCTACGGAGGAAGTCTCAGAAGGAGGCAGCGAGCTCGGGGTTAATGGATTTCCTCTGGAGACCAAAGAGGACGGTTTAGATTCGCCGCCAAAGGTTTCTagcaggaagaagaagaagaggcccGAGGAAAGTGACAGCGGATACGATAGGTACAAGCTGCGCAATGGCAGGGAG GTCTTTGAAGAAAAAGCATACCTTGTTGGAGTTGAATGTAAAGGTAGTAAAGGGGATACCTTTGGTATTGAAGAATCACTTGAGGAGCTTGCACAATTAGCTGATACTGCTGGACTTCTAGTTGTTGGTTCTACTTACCAAAA ACAACTGCGTAACTTGGAGAAGGTATTTGGTGGGGATGTACGGGTATGTGATCGAACTGCTCTCATCCTGGACATTTTCAATCAAAGGGCTGCAACACATGAAGCTGCTTTACAG gttTCTTTGGCACAAATGGAATATCAACTTCcgaggctaacaaaaatgtggGCTCACCTTGAACGTCAGGCGGGAGGCAAGGTTAAGGGAATGGGTgagaaacaaattgaagtggACAAGCGTATATTACGCACTCAA ATTGGTGAGTTGAGAAAAGAGTTAGAATCTGTCCGGAAGCATCGGAAGCAATATCGAAATCGTCGCTTATCTGTGCCAGTTCCTGTCGTGTCTTTG GTTGGATACACAAATGCTGGAAAGAGTACACTTTTGAATCACTTGACTGGAGCTGAAGTTCTTGCAGAGGATCAGTTATTTGCAACCTTAGATCCAACTACAAGAAGGGTCCAG ATGAAAAATGGGAATGAATTCCTTCTGACTGATACCGTAGGATTTATTCAAAAGCTACCCACTATGCTG GTTGCCGCATTCAGAGCAACATTAGAGGAAATATCTGAGTCATCGCTTCTAGTTCATGTTGTGGATATCAG CCATCCATTAGCTCAGCAACAGATGGATGCTGTCGATAAGGTTCTACAAGAATTAGATGTGGCGTCAATTCCAAAGTTGGTTGTGTGGAATAAG GTTGACAAGACTGATGATCCACAAAGAGTGAAAACTCAAGCTGAAAAACAAGGTGTAATTTGCATATCAGCAATAAATGGTGATGGTCTAGAGCAATTCTGCAATGCAATTCAAACAAAACTTAAG GATTCATTGGTACCAGTTGAAGCTTTTGTTCCATATGACAAAGGGATGCTCCTAAATACCATACATCAAGTTGGAATGGTGGAGGAAACA
- the LOC103714908 gene encoding GTPase HflX-like isoform X3: MRAFFVSVLPPVTASPPLRPLHHPVKPLSHLYLPRIKISLARWTSRIQSIRVLKEAVEVETGATEEVSEGGSELGVNGFPLETKEDGLDSPPKVSSRKKKKRPEESDSGYDRYKLRNGREVFEEKAYLVGVECKGSKGDTFGIEESLEELAQLADTAGLLVVGSTYQKLASPNPRTYIGSGKVAEIKSAVHALNVETVIFDDELSAGQLRNLEKVFGGDVRVCDRTALILDIFNQRAATHEAALQVSLAQMEYQLPRLTKMWAHLERQAGGKVKGMGEKQIEVDKRILRTQIGELRKELESVRKHRKQYRNRRLSVPVPVVSLVGYTNAGKSTLLNHLTGAEVLAEDQLFATLDPTTRRVQVAAFRATLEEISESSLLVHVVDISHPLAQQQMDAVDKVLQELDVASIPKLVVWNKVDKTDDPQRVKTQAEKQGVICISAINGDGLEQFCNAIQTKLKDSLVPVEAFVPYDKGMLLNTIHQVGMVEETERIILLGNFNSKHFSKAKNYRDTLMGLILDLLAVLK, from the exons ATGAGAGCCTTCTTCGTCTCTGTCCTCCCTCCCGTAACCGCTTCGCCTCCTCTCAGACCACTCCACCACCCGGTCAAACCCCTCTCTCATCTCTACCTTCCTCGGATTAAGATATCCTTGGCCCGATGGACGAGCCGAATCCAAAGTattcgagttctcaaagaagcCGTGGAGGTGGAGACCGGCGCTACGGAGGAAGTCTCAGAAGGAGGCAGCGAGCTCGGGGTTAATGGATTTCCTCTGGAGACCAAAGAGGACGGTTTAGATTCGCCGCCAAAGGTTTCTagcaggaagaagaagaagaggcccGAGGAAAGTGACAGCGGATACGATAGGTACAAGCTGCGCAATGGCAGGGAG GTCTTTGAAGAAAAAGCATACCTTGTTGGAGTTGAATGTAAAGGTAGTAAAGGGGATACCTTTGGTATTGAAGAATCACTTGAGGAGCTTGCACAATTAGCTGATACTGCTGGACTTCTAGTTGTTGGTTCTACTTACCAAAA GCTTGCTTCTCCAAACCCAAGGACTTATATTGGTTCTGGCAAGGTTGCTGAAATCAAGAGTGCAGTTCATGCTCTCAATGTCGAGACTGTAATTTTTGATGATGAGTTGTCTGCCGG ACAACTGCGTAACTTGGAGAAGGTATTTGGTGGGGATGTACGGGTATGTGATCGAACTGCTCTCATCCTGGACATTTTCAATCAAAGGGCTGCAACACATGAAGCTGCTTTACAG gttTCTTTGGCACAAATGGAATATCAACTTCcgaggctaacaaaaatgtggGCTCACCTTGAACGTCAGGCGGGAGGCAAGGTTAAGGGAATGGGTgagaaacaaattgaagtggACAAGCGTATATTACGCACTCAA ATTGGTGAGTTGAGAAAAGAGTTAGAATCTGTCCGGAAGCATCGGAAGCAATATCGAAATCGTCGCTTATCTGTGCCAGTTCCTGTCGTGTCTTTG GTTGGATACACAAATGCTGGAAAGAGTACACTTTTGAATCACTTGACTGGAGCTGAAGTTCTTGCAGAGGATCAGTTATTTGCAACCTTAGATCCAACTACAAGAAGGGTCCAG GTTGCCGCATTCAGAGCAACATTAGAGGAAATATCTGAGTCATCGCTTCTAGTTCATGTTGTGGATATCAG CCATCCATTAGCTCAGCAACAGATGGATGCTGTCGATAAGGTTCTACAAGAATTAGATGTGGCGTCAATTCCAAAGTTGGTTGTGTGGAATAAG GTTGACAAGACTGATGATCCACAAAGAGTGAAAACTCAAGCTGAAAAACAAGGTGTAATTTGCATATCAGCAATAAATGGTGATGGTCTAGAGCAATTCTGCAATGCAATTCAAACAAAACTTAAG GATTCATTGGTACCAGTTGAAGCTTTTGTTCCATATGACAAAGGGATGCTCCTAAATACCATACATCAAGTTGGAATGGTGGAGGAAACA
- the LOC103714908 gene encoding GTPase HflX-like isoform X6, translated as MRAFFVSVLPPVTASPPLRPLHHPVKPLSHLYLPRIKISLARWTSRIQSIRVLKEAVEVETGATEEVSEGGSELGVNGFPLETKEDGLDSPPKVSSRKKKKRPEESDSGYDRYKLRNGREVFEEKAYLVGVECKGSKGDTFGIEESLEELAQLADTAGLLVVGSTYQKLASPNPRTYIGSGKVAEIKSAVHALNVETVIFDDELSAGQLRNLEKVFGGDVRVCDRTALILDIFNQRAATHEAALQVSLAQMEYQLPRLTKMWAHLERQAGGKVKGMGEKQIEVDKRILRTQIGELRKELESVRKHRKQYRNRRLSVPVPVVSLVGYTNAGKSTLLNHLTGAEVLAEDQLFATLDPTTRRVQMKNGNEFLLTDTVGFIQKLPTMLVDKTDDPQRVKTQAEKQGVICISAINGDGLEQFCNAIQTKLKDSLVPVEAFVPYDKGMLLNTIHQVGMVEETERIILLGNFNSKHFSKAKNYRDTLMGLILDLLAVLK; from the exons ATGAGAGCCTTCTTCGTCTCTGTCCTCCCTCCCGTAACCGCTTCGCCTCCTCTCAGACCACTCCACCACCCGGTCAAACCCCTCTCTCATCTCTACCTTCCTCGGATTAAGATATCCTTGGCCCGATGGACGAGCCGAATCCAAAGTattcgagttctcaaagaagcCGTGGAGGTGGAGACCGGCGCTACGGAGGAAGTCTCAGAAGGAGGCAGCGAGCTCGGGGTTAATGGATTTCCTCTGGAGACCAAAGAGGACGGTTTAGATTCGCCGCCAAAGGTTTCTagcaggaagaagaagaagaggcccGAGGAAAGTGACAGCGGATACGATAGGTACAAGCTGCGCAATGGCAGGGAG GTCTTTGAAGAAAAAGCATACCTTGTTGGAGTTGAATGTAAAGGTAGTAAAGGGGATACCTTTGGTATTGAAGAATCACTTGAGGAGCTTGCACAATTAGCTGATACTGCTGGACTTCTAGTTGTTGGTTCTACTTACCAAAA GCTTGCTTCTCCAAACCCAAGGACTTATATTGGTTCTGGCAAGGTTGCTGAAATCAAGAGTGCAGTTCATGCTCTCAATGTCGAGACTGTAATTTTTGATGATGAGTTGTCTGCCGG ACAACTGCGTAACTTGGAGAAGGTATTTGGTGGGGATGTACGGGTATGTGATCGAACTGCTCTCATCCTGGACATTTTCAATCAAAGGGCTGCAACACATGAAGCTGCTTTACAG gttTCTTTGGCACAAATGGAATATCAACTTCcgaggctaacaaaaatgtggGCTCACCTTGAACGTCAGGCGGGAGGCAAGGTTAAGGGAATGGGTgagaaacaaattgaagtggACAAGCGTATATTACGCACTCAA ATTGGTGAGTTGAGAAAAGAGTTAGAATCTGTCCGGAAGCATCGGAAGCAATATCGAAATCGTCGCTTATCTGTGCCAGTTCCTGTCGTGTCTTTG GTTGGATACACAAATGCTGGAAAGAGTACACTTTTGAATCACTTGACTGGAGCTGAAGTTCTTGCAGAGGATCAGTTATTTGCAACCTTAGATCCAACTACAAGAAGGGTCCAG ATGAAAAATGGGAATGAATTCCTTCTGACTGATACCGTAGGATTTATTCAAAAGCTACCCACTATGCTG GTTGACAAGACTGATGATCCACAAAGAGTGAAAACTCAAGCTGAAAAACAAGGTGTAATTTGCATATCAGCAATAAATGGTGATGGTCTAGAGCAATTCTGCAATGCAATTCAAACAAAACTTAAG GATTCATTGGTACCAGTTGAAGCTTTTGTTCCATATGACAAAGGGATGCTCCTAAATACCATACATCAAGTTGGAATGGTGGAGGAAACA
- the LOC103714908 gene encoding GTPase HflX-like isoform X1, translating into MRAFFVSVLPPVTASPPLRPLHHPVKPLSHLYLPRIKISLARWTSRIQSIRVLKEAVEVETGATEEVSEGGSELGVNGFPLETKEDGLDSPPKVSSRKKKKRPEESDSGYDRYKLRNGREVFEEKAYLVGVECKGSKGDTFGIEESLEELAQLADTAGLLVVGSTYQKLASPNPRTYIGSGKVAEIKSAVHALNVETVIFDDELSAGQLRNLEKVFGGDVRVCDRTALILDIFNQRAATHEAALQVSLAQMEYQLPRLTKMWAHLERQAGGKVKGMGEKQIEVDKRILRTQIGELRKELESVRKHRKQYRNRRLSVPVPVVSLVGYTNAGKSTLLNHLTGAEVLAEDQLFATLDPTTRRVQMKNGNEFLLTDTVGFIQKLPTMLVAAFRATLEEISESSLLVHVVDISHPLAQQQMDAVDKVLQELDVASIPKLVVWNKVDKTDDPQRVKTQAEKQGVICISAINGDGLEQFCNAIQTKLKDSLVPVEAFVPYDKGMLLNTIHQVGMVEETERIILLGNFNSKHFSKAKNYRDTLMGLILDLLAVLK; encoded by the exons ATGAGAGCCTTCTTCGTCTCTGTCCTCCCTCCCGTAACCGCTTCGCCTCCTCTCAGACCACTCCACCACCCGGTCAAACCCCTCTCTCATCTCTACCTTCCTCGGATTAAGATATCCTTGGCCCGATGGACGAGCCGAATCCAAAGTattcgagttctcaaagaagcCGTGGAGGTGGAGACCGGCGCTACGGAGGAAGTCTCAGAAGGAGGCAGCGAGCTCGGGGTTAATGGATTTCCTCTGGAGACCAAAGAGGACGGTTTAGATTCGCCGCCAAAGGTTTCTagcaggaagaagaagaagaggcccGAGGAAAGTGACAGCGGATACGATAGGTACAAGCTGCGCAATGGCAGGGAG GTCTTTGAAGAAAAAGCATACCTTGTTGGAGTTGAATGTAAAGGTAGTAAAGGGGATACCTTTGGTATTGAAGAATCACTTGAGGAGCTTGCACAATTAGCTGATACTGCTGGACTTCTAGTTGTTGGTTCTACTTACCAAAA GCTTGCTTCTCCAAACCCAAGGACTTATATTGGTTCTGGCAAGGTTGCTGAAATCAAGAGTGCAGTTCATGCTCTCAATGTCGAGACTGTAATTTTTGATGATGAGTTGTCTGCCGG ACAACTGCGTAACTTGGAGAAGGTATTTGGTGGGGATGTACGGGTATGTGATCGAACTGCTCTCATCCTGGACATTTTCAATCAAAGGGCTGCAACACATGAAGCTGCTTTACAG gttTCTTTGGCACAAATGGAATATCAACTTCcgaggctaacaaaaatgtggGCTCACCTTGAACGTCAGGCGGGAGGCAAGGTTAAGGGAATGGGTgagaaacaaattgaagtggACAAGCGTATATTACGCACTCAA ATTGGTGAGTTGAGAAAAGAGTTAGAATCTGTCCGGAAGCATCGGAAGCAATATCGAAATCGTCGCTTATCTGTGCCAGTTCCTGTCGTGTCTTTG GTTGGATACACAAATGCTGGAAAGAGTACACTTTTGAATCACTTGACTGGAGCTGAAGTTCTTGCAGAGGATCAGTTATTTGCAACCTTAGATCCAACTACAAGAAGGGTCCAG ATGAAAAATGGGAATGAATTCCTTCTGACTGATACCGTAGGATTTATTCAAAAGCTACCCACTATGCTG GTTGCCGCATTCAGAGCAACATTAGAGGAAATATCTGAGTCATCGCTTCTAGTTCATGTTGTGGATATCAG CCATCCATTAGCTCAGCAACAGATGGATGCTGTCGATAAGGTTCTACAAGAATTAGATGTGGCGTCAATTCCAAAGTTGGTTGTGTGGAATAAG GTTGACAAGACTGATGATCCACAAAGAGTGAAAACTCAAGCTGAAAAACAAGGTGTAATTTGCATATCAGCAATAAATGGTGATGGTCTAGAGCAATTCTGCAATGCAATTCAAACAAAACTTAAG GATTCATTGGTACCAGTTGAAGCTTTTGTTCCATATGACAAAGGGATGCTCCTAAATACCATACATCAAGTTGGAATGGTGGAGGAAACA
- the LOC103714908 gene encoding GTPase HflX-like isoform X2: MRAFFVSVLPPVTASPPLRPLHHPVKPLSHLYLPRIKISLARWTSRIQSIRVLKEAVEVETGATEEVSEGGSELGVNGFPLETKEDGLDSPPKVSSRKKKKRPEESDSGYDRYKLRNGREVFEEKAYLVGVECKGSKGDTFGIEESLEELAQLADTAGLLVVGSTYQKLASPNPRTYIGSGKVAEIKSAVHALNVETVIFDDELSAGQLRNLEKVFGGDVRVCDRTALILDIFNQRAATHEAALQVSLAQMEYQLPRLTKMWAHLERQAGGKVKGMGEKQIEVDKRILRTQIGELRKELESVRKHRKQYRNRRLSVPVPVVSLVGYTNAGKSTLLNHLTGAEVLAEDQLFATLDPTTRRVQMKNGNEFLLTDTVGFIQKLPTMLVAAFRATLEEISESSLLVHVVDISHPLAQQQMDAVDKVLQELDVASIPKLVVWNKVDKTDDPQRVKTQAEKQGVICISAINGDGLEQFCNAIQTKLKDSLVPVEAFVPYDKGMLLNTIHQVGMVEETEYMENGTVVRAHVPLPLARSLTPMRQQHVASGC; this comes from the exons ATGAGAGCCTTCTTCGTCTCTGTCCTCCCTCCCGTAACCGCTTCGCCTCCTCTCAGACCACTCCACCACCCGGTCAAACCCCTCTCTCATCTCTACCTTCCTCGGATTAAGATATCCTTGGCCCGATGGACGAGCCGAATCCAAAGTattcgagttctcaaagaagcCGTGGAGGTGGAGACCGGCGCTACGGAGGAAGTCTCAGAAGGAGGCAGCGAGCTCGGGGTTAATGGATTTCCTCTGGAGACCAAAGAGGACGGTTTAGATTCGCCGCCAAAGGTTTCTagcaggaagaagaagaagaggcccGAGGAAAGTGACAGCGGATACGATAGGTACAAGCTGCGCAATGGCAGGGAG GTCTTTGAAGAAAAAGCATACCTTGTTGGAGTTGAATGTAAAGGTAGTAAAGGGGATACCTTTGGTATTGAAGAATCACTTGAGGAGCTTGCACAATTAGCTGATACTGCTGGACTTCTAGTTGTTGGTTCTACTTACCAAAA GCTTGCTTCTCCAAACCCAAGGACTTATATTGGTTCTGGCAAGGTTGCTGAAATCAAGAGTGCAGTTCATGCTCTCAATGTCGAGACTGTAATTTTTGATGATGAGTTGTCTGCCGG ACAACTGCGTAACTTGGAGAAGGTATTTGGTGGGGATGTACGGGTATGTGATCGAACTGCTCTCATCCTGGACATTTTCAATCAAAGGGCTGCAACACATGAAGCTGCTTTACAG gttTCTTTGGCACAAATGGAATATCAACTTCcgaggctaacaaaaatgtggGCTCACCTTGAACGTCAGGCGGGAGGCAAGGTTAAGGGAATGGGTgagaaacaaattgaagtggACAAGCGTATATTACGCACTCAA ATTGGTGAGTTGAGAAAAGAGTTAGAATCTGTCCGGAAGCATCGGAAGCAATATCGAAATCGTCGCTTATCTGTGCCAGTTCCTGTCGTGTCTTTG GTTGGATACACAAATGCTGGAAAGAGTACACTTTTGAATCACTTGACTGGAGCTGAAGTTCTTGCAGAGGATCAGTTATTTGCAACCTTAGATCCAACTACAAGAAGGGTCCAG ATGAAAAATGGGAATGAATTCCTTCTGACTGATACCGTAGGATTTATTCAAAAGCTACCCACTATGCTG GTTGCCGCATTCAGAGCAACATTAGAGGAAATATCTGAGTCATCGCTTCTAGTTCATGTTGTGGATATCAG CCATCCATTAGCTCAGCAACAGATGGATGCTGTCGATAAGGTTCTACAAGAATTAGATGTGGCGTCAATTCCAAAGTTGGTTGTGTGGAATAAG GTTGACAAGACTGATGATCCACAAAGAGTGAAAACTCAAGCTGAAAAACAAGGTGTAATTTGCATATCAGCAATAAATGGTGATGGTCTAGAGCAATTCTGCAATGCAATTCAAACAAAACTTAAG GATTCATTGGTACCAGTTGAAGCTTTTGTTCCATATGACAAAGGGATGCTCCTAAATACCATACATCAAGTTGGAATGGTGGAGGAAACA
- the LOC103714908 gene encoding GTPase HflX-like isoform X4, producing MRAFFVSVLPPVTASPPLRPLHHPVKPLSHLYLPRIKISLARWTSRIQSIRVLKEAVEVETGATEEVSEGGSELGVNGFPLETKEDGLDSPPKVSSRKKKKRPEESDSGYDRYKLRNGREVFEEKAYLVGVECKGSKGDTFGIEESLEELAQLADTAGLLVVGSTYQKLASPNPRTYIGSGKVAEIKSAVHALNVETVIFDDELSAGQLRNLEKVFGGDVRVCDRTALILDIFNQRAATHEAALQVSLAQMEYQLPRLTKMWAHLERQAGGKVKGMGEKQIEVDKRILRTQIGELRKELESVRKHRKQYRNRRLSVPVPVVSLVGYTNAGKSTLLNHLTGAEVLAEDQLFATLDPTTRRVQMKNGNEFLLTDTVGFIQKLPTMLVAAFRATLEEISESSLLVHVVDISHPLAQQQMDAVDKVLQELDVASIPKLVVWNKVDKTDDPQRVKTQAEKQGVICISAINGDGLEQFCNAIQTKLKDSLVPVEAFVPYDKGMLLNTIHQVGMVEETDSQFGSFR from the exons ATGAGAGCCTTCTTCGTCTCTGTCCTCCCTCCCGTAACCGCTTCGCCTCCTCTCAGACCACTCCACCACCCGGTCAAACCCCTCTCTCATCTCTACCTTCCTCGGATTAAGATATCCTTGGCCCGATGGACGAGCCGAATCCAAAGTattcgagttctcaaagaagcCGTGGAGGTGGAGACCGGCGCTACGGAGGAAGTCTCAGAAGGAGGCAGCGAGCTCGGGGTTAATGGATTTCCTCTGGAGACCAAAGAGGACGGTTTAGATTCGCCGCCAAAGGTTTCTagcaggaagaagaagaagaggcccGAGGAAAGTGACAGCGGATACGATAGGTACAAGCTGCGCAATGGCAGGGAG GTCTTTGAAGAAAAAGCATACCTTGTTGGAGTTGAATGTAAAGGTAGTAAAGGGGATACCTTTGGTATTGAAGAATCACTTGAGGAGCTTGCACAATTAGCTGATACTGCTGGACTTCTAGTTGTTGGTTCTACTTACCAAAA GCTTGCTTCTCCAAACCCAAGGACTTATATTGGTTCTGGCAAGGTTGCTGAAATCAAGAGTGCAGTTCATGCTCTCAATGTCGAGACTGTAATTTTTGATGATGAGTTGTCTGCCGG ACAACTGCGTAACTTGGAGAAGGTATTTGGTGGGGATGTACGGGTATGTGATCGAACTGCTCTCATCCTGGACATTTTCAATCAAAGGGCTGCAACACATGAAGCTGCTTTACAG gttTCTTTGGCACAAATGGAATATCAACTTCcgaggctaacaaaaatgtggGCTCACCTTGAACGTCAGGCGGGAGGCAAGGTTAAGGGAATGGGTgagaaacaaattgaagtggACAAGCGTATATTACGCACTCAA ATTGGTGAGTTGAGAAAAGAGTTAGAATCTGTCCGGAAGCATCGGAAGCAATATCGAAATCGTCGCTTATCTGTGCCAGTTCCTGTCGTGTCTTTG GTTGGATACACAAATGCTGGAAAGAGTACACTTTTGAATCACTTGACTGGAGCTGAAGTTCTTGCAGAGGATCAGTTATTTGCAACCTTAGATCCAACTACAAGAAGGGTCCAG ATGAAAAATGGGAATGAATTCCTTCTGACTGATACCGTAGGATTTATTCAAAAGCTACCCACTATGCTG GTTGCCGCATTCAGAGCAACATTAGAGGAAATATCTGAGTCATCGCTTCTAGTTCATGTTGTGGATATCAG CCATCCATTAGCTCAGCAACAGATGGATGCTGTCGATAAGGTTCTACAAGAATTAGATGTGGCGTCAATTCCAAAGTTGGTTGTGTGGAATAAG GTTGACAAGACTGATGATCCACAAAGAGTGAAAACTCAAGCTGAAAAACAAGGTGTAATTTGCATATCAGCAATAAATGGTGATGGTCTAGAGCAATTCTGCAATGCAATTCAAACAAAACTTAAG GATTCATTGGTACCAGTTGAAGCTTTTGTTCCATATGACAAAGGGATGCTCCTAAATACCATACATCAAGTTGGAATGGTGGAGGAAACA
- the LOC103714908 gene encoding GTPase HflX-like isoform X7 → MRAFFVSVLPPVTASPPLRPLHHPVKPLSHLYLPRIKISLARWTSRIQSIRVLKEAVEVETGATEEVSEGGSELGVNGFPLETKEDGLDSPPKVSSRKKKKRPEESDSGYDRYKLRNGREVFEEKAYLVGVECKGSKGDTFGIEESLEELAQLADTAGLLVVGSTYQKLASPNPRTYIGSGKVAEIKSAVHALNVETVIFDDELSAGQLRNLEKVFGGDVRVCDRTALILDIFNQRAATHEAALQVSLAQMEYQLPRLTKMWAHLERQAGGKVKGMGEKQIEVDKRILRTQIGELRKELESVRKHRKQYRNRRLSVPVPVVSLVGYTNAGKSTLLNHLTGAEVLAEDQLFATLDPTTRRVQMKNGNEFLLTDTVGFIQKLPTMLVAAFRATLEEISESSLLVHVVDISHPLAQQQMDAVDKVLQELDVASIPKLVVWNKEHIWDDNFFHYQLSHS, encoded by the exons ATGAGAGCCTTCTTCGTCTCTGTCCTCCCTCCCGTAACCGCTTCGCCTCCTCTCAGACCACTCCACCACCCGGTCAAACCCCTCTCTCATCTCTACCTTCCTCGGATTAAGATATCCTTGGCCCGATGGACGAGCCGAATCCAAAGTattcgagttctcaaagaagcCGTGGAGGTGGAGACCGGCGCTACGGAGGAAGTCTCAGAAGGAGGCAGCGAGCTCGGGGTTAATGGATTTCCTCTGGAGACCAAAGAGGACGGTTTAGATTCGCCGCCAAAGGTTTCTagcaggaagaagaagaagaggcccGAGGAAAGTGACAGCGGATACGATAGGTACAAGCTGCGCAATGGCAGGGAG GTCTTTGAAGAAAAAGCATACCTTGTTGGAGTTGAATGTAAAGGTAGTAAAGGGGATACCTTTGGTATTGAAGAATCACTTGAGGAGCTTGCACAATTAGCTGATACTGCTGGACTTCTAGTTGTTGGTTCTACTTACCAAAA GCTTGCTTCTCCAAACCCAAGGACTTATATTGGTTCTGGCAAGGTTGCTGAAATCAAGAGTGCAGTTCATGCTCTCAATGTCGAGACTGTAATTTTTGATGATGAGTTGTCTGCCGG ACAACTGCGTAACTTGGAGAAGGTATTTGGTGGGGATGTACGGGTATGTGATCGAACTGCTCTCATCCTGGACATTTTCAATCAAAGGGCTGCAACACATGAAGCTGCTTTACAG gttTCTTTGGCACAAATGGAATATCAACTTCcgaggctaacaaaaatgtggGCTCACCTTGAACGTCAGGCGGGAGGCAAGGTTAAGGGAATGGGTgagaaacaaattgaagtggACAAGCGTATATTACGCACTCAA ATTGGTGAGTTGAGAAAAGAGTTAGAATCTGTCCGGAAGCATCGGAAGCAATATCGAAATCGTCGCTTATCTGTGCCAGTTCCTGTCGTGTCTTTG GTTGGATACACAAATGCTGGAAAGAGTACACTTTTGAATCACTTGACTGGAGCTGAAGTTCTTGCAGAGGATCAGTTATTTGCAACCTTAGATCCAACTACAAGAAGGGTCCAG ATGAAAAATGGGAATGAATTCCTTCTGACTGATACCGTAGGATTTATTCAAAAGCTACCCACTATGCTG GTTGCCGCATTCAGAGCAACATTAGAGGAAATATCTGAGTCATCGCTTCTAGTTCATGTTGTGGATATCAG CCATCCATTAGCTCAGCAACAGATGGATGCTGTCGATAAGGTTCTACAAGAATTAGATGTGGCGTCAATTCCAAAGTTGGTTGTGTGGAATAAG GAACATATATGGGATGATAATTTTTTCCACTATCAACTGTCACACTCTTGA